One Luteimonas sp. MC1825 DNA segment encodes these proteins:
- a CDS encoding efflux RND transporter permease subunit, with protein sequence MSVAEFSLRRPVTTVMLFVSLFVVGLIASFRLPLEALPDVSAPFLFVQLPYEGSTPEEVERNVLRPAEEALATMTGVKRMRGEATANGAGVFMEFSDWDRDIAITASEARERLDAIRQDLPDDFRRYFVFKWSTGDQAILRVRLAGDVDLSSSYDLIDRQLKRRIERVPGVARVEINGAPANEVEIAIDPDRLNAHGIALNALAERLRTVNFSVSAGMIEDGGVRLRVQPQGEVSELAELRDLVVDASGLRLGDVATVQLKPERVDVRRRLEGRAAVGLEVYKERDANLVEVSRNAMAEMRAAGNEPGLEGVEFKVLQDMGESVTSSLLELAEAGAIGLLLSILVLFFFLRHWPSTLMVTLAIPICFVMTLGFMHFFGVTLNILSLMGLLLAVGMLVDNAVVVVESIYQERERNPGDTWRASIVGTRNVAIALSAGTLCHCIVFLPNLLGETNDISIFMAQIAITISVSLLASWLVAVSLIPMLSARMPTPPALAEKGGMIRRMQGRYARLLRWTLVHRGWSVAGIALVIAASVVPIKGTTFDMFGGGDQGELNVYYQWKGSYTTAQMSEEIGRVEDFLDQNRERFRITQIYSWFGEDTDSGTMLTFDDDVKDTSELAEAISKALPRSARAEIGVRGNGGQGGGGGGLGKNVSVQLVGDSAAQLRDIADDVVPMLEARPELRDVRVDQGDRGEELAVRVDRERAAAFGFSAEQVSSFVAMALRGSQLREYRRGDAEVPVWVRFEGAQQYQPSDIAGFMVRSPDGRQVPLLAMVDMELQPTDSRIARHDRQTAVGIQANLEGETTMEEARNAMESVIDSLSLPAGYGHSFSGSGFEDDQKAMQQMLFNLVLALLMIYVVMAAVFESLLFPAAIMSCVLFSILGVFWLFWLTGTSFTVMGFIGILVLMGVVVNNGIVMVEHINNLRRRGMSRTDALVEGSRERLRPILMTMGTAILAMVPISLSDTVVLGGLAYSPMARAVAGGLAFSTVVSLLFLPTIYAMLDDLANGSARLLRRAHAGRGGPASAEQLAEHP encoded by the coding sequence ATGAGCGTTGCCGAGTTCAGCCTGCGTCGCCCGGTGACGACGGTGATGCTGTTCGTCTCGCTGTTCGTGGTCGGCCTGATCGCGTCGTTCCGGCTGCCATTGGAGGCACTGCCGGACGTGTCGGCACCGTTCCTGTTCGTGCAGCTGCCGTACGAGGGTTCCACGCCGGAGGAGGTCGAGCGCAATGTGCTCCGCCCGGCGGAGGAGGCGCTGGCCACGATGACCGGCGTCAAGCGCATGCGTGGCGAGGCCACCGCCAACGGCGCCGGCGTGTTCATGGAGTTCAGCGACTGGGACCGCGACATTGCGATCACCGCCTCCGAGGCGCGCGAGCGCCTGGATGCCATCCGCCAGGACCTGCCCGACGATTTCCGGCGCTACTTCGTGTTCAAGTGGTCCACCGGCGACCAGGCGATCCTGCGCGTGCGCCTGGCCGGCGATGTCGACCTGTCCTCGTCGTACGACCTGATCGACCGCCAGCTCAAGCGGCGCATCGAGCGCGTCCCGGGCGTTGCACGCGTGGAGATCAATGGCGCGCCTGCCAACGAGGTCGAGATCGCGATCGACCCCGACCGCCTCAACGCCCACGGCATCGCGCTCAATGCGCTTGCCGAGCGCCTGCGCACGGTGAACTTCTCGGTGTCGGCCGGCATGATCGAGGACGGCGGCGTGCGCCTGCGCGTGCAGCCGCAGGGCGAGGTGAGCGAACTGGCCGAGCTCCGCGATCTGGTGGTCGATGCCAGCGGCCTGCGGCTGGGTGACGTGGCCACCGTGCAGCTGAAACCCGAGCGGGTGGACGTCCGTCGCCGACTGGAAGGGCGCGCCGCGGTGGGGTTGGAGGTCTACAAGGAGCGCGATGCCAACCTGGTCGAGGTCTCGCGCAACGCGATGGCCGAGATGCGGGCGGCCGGCAACGAGCCCGGCCTGGAGGGCGTGGAGTTCAAGGTCCTGCAGGACATGGGCGAGTCCGTGACCAGTTCGCTGCTCGAGCTTGCCGAGGCCGGGGCGATCGGCCTGCTGCTGTCGATCCTGGTGCTGTTCTTCTTCCTGCGCCACTGGCCGTCCACGCTGATGGTGACCCTGGCCATCCCGATCTGCTTCGTGATGACGCTGGGCTTCATGCATTTCTTCGGCGTCACCCTGAACATCCTCAGCCTGATGGGCCTGCTGCTCGCGGTGGGCATGCTGGTCGACAACGCGGTGGTGGTGGTGGAGAGCATCTACCAGGAGCGCGAGCGCAACCCGGGTGACACCTGGCGGGCGTCGATCGTGGGCACCCGCAACGTGGCCATCGCGCTGTCGGCGGGCACCCTGTGCCATTGCATCGTGTTCCTGCCCAACCTGCTCGGCGAAACCAACGACATCAGCATCTTCATGGCGCAGATCGCCATCACCATCTCGGTGTCGCTGCTGGCCTCGTGGCTGGTGGCCGTGAGCCTGATCCCGATGCTGTCGGCGCGCATGCCCACGCCGCCGGCGCTGGCGGAGAAGGGCGGCATGATCCGCCGCATGCAGGGGCGCTACGCGCGCCTGCTGCGCTGGACGCTGGTGCATCGCGGCTGGAGCGTGGCCGGCATCGCGCTGGTGATCGCGGCCAGCGTGGTGCCGATCAAGGGCACGACCTTCGACATGTTCGGCGGTGGAGACCAGGGCGAGCTCAACGTGTACTACCAGTGGAAGGGCAGCTACACCACCGCGCAGATGTCGGAGGAGATCGGGCGCGTCGAGGACTTCCTCGACCAGAACCGCGAGCGCTTCCGCATCACCCAGATCTACTCCTGGTTCGGCGAAGACACCGATTCCGGAACAATGCTGACGTTCGACGACGACGTGAAGGACACCAGCGAACTCGCCGAGGCGATCAGCAAGGCGCTGCCCAGGTCGGCGCGGGCCGAGATCGGCGTGAGGGGAAACGGCGGGCAGGGCGGTGGAGGCGGCGGGTTGGGCAAGAACGTCAGCGTGCAGCTGGTGGGTGACAGTGCCGCGCAGCTGCGCGACATCGCCGACGACGTGGTGCCGATGCTCGAAGCACGGCCCGAGCTGCGCGACGTGCGCGTCGACCAGGGCGACCGCGGCGAGGAATTGGCGGTGCGCGTCGACCGCGAGCGTGCGGCGGCGTTCGGCTTCAGCGCCGAGCAGGTGTCGTCGTTCGTGGCGATGGCTTTGCGCGGCAGCCAGCTGCGCGAGTACCGCCGCGGCGACGCCGAAGTGCCGGTATGGGTGCGCTTCGAAGGTGCGCAGCAGTACCAGCCTTCGGACATCGCAGGCTTCATGGTGCGCAGCCCGGACGGGCGCCAAGTGCCGTTGCTGGCCATGGTGGACATGGAGCTGCAGCCGACGGACAGCCGCATCGCGCGCCACGACCGGCAGACCGCGGTCGGCATCCAGGCCAACCTGGAAGGCGAGACCACGATGGAGGAAGCGCGCAACGCGATGGAAAGCGTGATTGACTCGCTGTCGCTGCCGGCCGGCTACGGCCACAGTTTTTCGGGCAGCGGCTTCGAGGACGACCAGAAGGCCATGCAGCAGATGCTGTTCAACCTGGTGCTGGCGCTGCTGATGATCTACGTGGTGATGGCTGCGGTGTTCGAGTCGCTGCTGTTCCCCGCTGCCATCATGAGCTGCGTGCTGTTCTCGATCCTCGGCGTGTTCTGGCTGTTCTGGCTCACCGGCACGTCATTCACGGTGATGGGCTTCATCGGCATCCTGGTGCTGATGGGCGTGGTGGTGAACAACGGCATCGTGATGGTGGAACACATCAACAACCTGCGCCGGCGCGGCATGTCACGCACCGACGCGCTGGTCGAGGGCAGTCGCGAGCGTCTGCGCCCGATCCTGATGACGATGGGCACGGCGATCCTGGCGATGGTGCCGATCTCGCTCAGCGACACGGTGGTGCTGGGCGGGCTGGCGTACTCGCCGATGGCGCGCGCGGTGGCCGGCGGGCTGGCGTTCTCGACCGTGGTCAGCCTGCTGTTCCTGCCGACGATCTACGCGATGCTGGACGACCTGGCCAACGGCAGCGCCAGGCTGCTGCGCCGCGCCCATGCCGGGCGCGGTGGTCCGGCATCAGCCGAACAGCTTGCCGAGCATCCGTAG
- a CDS encoding TraB/GumN family protein yields MTDAPDGAATRAAAEAALAGQPHAIVERDGVRYTLLGTAHVSRASVDAVRAAIASGHYDAVAVELDAQRLQAMTDPDSLGRLDLVKVLREGKTPLFAANLALASYQRRLAEQMGVEPGAELMAAATDARALGLPLQLIDRDVGLTFRRAMQRLGWWGRAKVSGSLMMGLIASDAVGDDDIERLKQGDVLEASFSEFAGEVPELYEAIITERDRYMAARLREPPAGAHEVLAVVGAGHLKGLAAHLADDREPPHDVRAGLETVKPKSRVPWMEITIAVVVLGGFAWGFWRGGFDVGADLMLQWVLVTGGLGALGCAIAGGHPLSILAAFIASPITPLHPALASGTVSALVEAALRKPTYADFMALRDDVGTVRGWWRNRVARVLLNFFLTSMGTAIGVWTGGLRMLGKLFG; encoded by the coding sequence GTGACCGACGCGCCTGACGGGGCCGCGACGCGCGCGGCGGCCGAGGCCGCCCTCGCCGGCCAGCCGCATGCCATCGTGGAGCGCGACGGCGTGCGCTACACCCTCCTCGGCACCGCGCACGTGTCGCGCGCCAGCGTGGACGCGGTGCGCGCGGCGATCGCCAGCGGCCACTACGACGCGGTCGCCGTCGAACTCGACGCGCAGCGCCTGCAGGCGATGACCGATCCCGACTCGTTGGGCCGGCTCGACCTCGTCAAGGTGCTGCGCGAAGGCAAGACGCCGCTGTTCGCGGCCAACCTGGCGCTCGCCAGCTACCAGCGCCGGCTGGCCGAACAGATGGGCGTCGAGCCCGGCGCCGAGCTCATGGCCGCGGCCACCGACGCGCGTGCCCTGGGCCTGCCGCTGCAGCTGATCGACCGTGACGTCGGCCTGACCTTCCGGCGCGCGATGCAGCGCCTCGGCTGGTGGGGCCGCGCCAAGGTCAGCGGCAGCCTGATGATGGGGCTGATCGCCAGCGACGCGGTCGGCGACGACGACATCGAGCGCCTCAAGCAGGGTGACGTGCTGGAAGCAAGCTTCAGCGAATTCGCCGGCGAAGTTCCCGAGCTGTACGAAGCCATCATCACCGAGCGTGACCGCTACATGGCCGCGCGGCTGCGCGAACCGCCGGCCGGCGCGCACGAAGTACTGGCCGTGGTCGGCGCGGGACACCTCAAGGGCCTCGCGGCGCACCTCGCGGACGATCGCGAGCCGCCACACGATGTGCGCGCGGGCCTCGAGACCGTCAAGCCCAAGTCGCGCGTGCCGTGGATGGAGATCACCATCGCCGTGGTCGTGCTCGGCGGCTTTGCCTGGGGATTCTGGCGCGGCGGTTTCGATGTCGGCGCCGACCTGATGCTGCAGTGGGTGCTGGTGACCGGCGGCCTGGGTGCGCTGGGCTGCGCGATCGCCGGCGGCCATCCGCTGAGCATCCTGGCCGCCTTCATCGCCTCGCCCATCACGCCGCTGCATCCCGCACTCGCCTCGGGCACGGTCAGCGCGCTGGTGGAAGCCGCGCTGCGCAAGCCGACCTATGCCGATTTCATGGCCCTGCGCGACGATGTCGGCACCGTACGCGGCTGGTGGCGCAACCGCGTGGCGCGGGTGCTGCTGAACTTTTTCCTGACCAGCATGGGCACCGCGATCGGCGTCTGGACCGGCGGCCTACGGATGCTCGGCAAGCTGTTCGGCTGA